Proteins from a genomic interval of Trichocoleus desertorum ATA4-8-CV12:
- a CDS encoding PhoX family protein, which translates to MALSRRKFFALAGASAAGTVVMSPLQALYARKANGQSVFGNGYGPLIPDPNGLLDLPRGFQYRAFSRTGDVMSNNSLVPGGHDGMGAFAGSNGTTILVRNHELSPTSGTKVSDLNAPVYDPLCKGGTTTLIIGNNRKLIRHYPSIQGTYRNCAGGVTPWGSWITSEENTSTPEENPGQVSKRHGYNFEVDAKATGAVTPIPLTAMGRFNHEAVAIDPRTGIAYETEDTGDSLFYRFVPNQPGNLQAGGVLQALKLKDFPTGVLTRNRPIRVIPVGQPFAAEWVTIDEPDPVSDRAPTGTRFQGRAKGAATFSRGEGIWFGNNELCFTCTDGGPSALGQVWRYVPGATADEGGTLTLFVESSQQADLQAPDNIVVSPFGDLFLCEDGPGDNFVVGVNANGELYHFARNAFNNSEVAGACFSPDGLTMFLNVQSPGITYAIWGPWSRA; encoded by the coding sequence ATGGCTTTATCGCGACGTAAATTCTTTGCGCTGGCAGGTGCTAGTGCTGCTGGCACAGTGGTGATGTCTCCTTTGCAGGCACTTTATGCTCGCAAAGCCAATGGACAGTCAGTGTTTGGCAATGGATACGGCCCGCTCATTCCTGATCCCAATGGTCTTCTAGATTTACCTCGCGGCTTCCAGTACCGAGCTTTTTCCCGTACCGGGGATGTGATGAGCAACAACTCGCTGGTGCCAGGAGGCCACGATGGTATGGGCGCTTTTGCGGGTTCTAACGGTACCACAATTTTGGTGCGAAACCATGAACTCAGCCCCACCTCTGGCACCAAAGTTTCTGACTTGAATGCACCTGTGTATGACCCCTTGTGCAAAGGTGGTACAACGACACTGATCATTGGCAACAATCGCAAACTAATTCGCCACTATCCTTCGATTCAAGGTACCTATCGTAACTGTGCCGGGGGTGTAACTCCTTGGGGTTCTTGGATCACCTCTGAAGAAAACACTTCTACCCCCGAAGAGAACCCTGGTCAAGTCTCTAAGCGTCATGGTTATAACTTTGAAGTTGACGCTAAAGCGACAGGCGCTGTTACCCCAATTCCCTTGACTGCAATGGGCCGCTTCAACCATGAAGCTGTAGCGATCGATCCTCGCACTGGGATTGCTTACGAAACAGAAGACACAGGAGATAGCCTGTTCTATCGTTTTGTCCCCAACCAACCTGGCAACTTACAGGCAGGTGGTGTTCTGCAAGCGCTGAAGCTCAAAGACTTTCCCACAGGTGTTCTCACCCGGAATCGACCTATCCGTGTGATTCCTGTCGGTCAACCTTTTGCGGCTGAGTGGGTCACAATTGATGAACCCGATCCAGTCAGCGATCGCGCTCCTACGGGGACTCGTTTCCAAGGTCGTGCTAAGGGAGCAGCTACCTTTAGCCGTGGTGAGGGCATCTGGTTTGGCAATAACGAGTTGTGTTTTACTTGTACTGATGGCGGCCCATCCGCTTTGGGCCAAGTCTGGAGATATGTTCCAGGTGCTACGGCTGACGAGGGCGGTACTCTGACTCTGTTTGTCGAGTCGAGCCAGCAAGCTGATTTACAAGCTCCAGACAACATAGTTGTTTCTCCCTTTGGCGATTTATTCCTCTGCGAAGATGGCCCTGGTGACAACTTTGTAGTTGGGGTCAATGCCAATGGTGAACTGTATCACTTTGCTCGTAACGCTTTCAATAACTCTGAGGTGGCGGGGGCTTGCTTCTCTCCCGATGGTCTCACCATGTTCTTAAACGTTCAAAGCCCTGGTATTACCTATGCCATCTGGGGTCCTTGGAGCCGAGCTTAA
- a CDS encoding PhoX family protein produces MNLSRRQFFTLAGTSAAGAVLLSPLEAFYAKPSIAAGPYGNLVADPKGVLDLPAGFTYRRLSETGQTMTDGYRVPGGHDGMGAFAGANGSTILIRNHELAPTSSNGLGAPNTKKYNTNARGGCTKLVVSSSRTLIEHRGVLAGTIRNCAGGPTPSGSWLTCEETFETNNTKRHGYVFEVPSNATTFVTPVPLTAMGRFNHEAAAVDPNTGYVYMTEDRGDGLFYRFIPNQRTNLSAGGTLYALKITGFSGINTATGFPKNTSKAVEWVTIANPDPSTDSVRTEGFNKGAARFSGGEGIFYGGGYVYFTCKSGGSSGDGQIWRYSPANNTIELYIEPNNSGVLDNPDNIVVVPNRDIFLCEDGDGTDFILGITPGGSLYKFARNALNTSELAGVCFSPDSQTMFVNMQTPGITFAIWGPW; encoded by the coding sequence GTGAATCTATCAAGACGTCAATTTTTTACCCTAGCAGGGACATCGGCTGCGGGTGCTGTATTGTTATCTCCTTTGGAAGCTTTTTATGCTAAACCATCGATCGCTGCTGGACCTTACGGTAATCTCGTGGCTGACCCGAAGGGAGTATTAGATTTACCAGCTGGGTTTACCTACCGAAGGTTGTCTGAAACTGGACAAACCATGACCGATGGCTACAGAGTACCTGGTGGTCATGATGGTATGGGTGCCTTTGCAGGCGCTAATGGCAGTACAATTCTCATTCGGAACCATGAACTCGCCCCTACTTCTAGCAATGGTTTGGGTGCTCCTAACACCAAGAAGTACAACACCAATGCTAGGGGTGGCTGCACTAAGTTGGTGGTGAGTTCCTCTCGCACTCTAATCGAGCACCGAGGCGTTTTGGCAGGAACGATTCGTAACTGTGCTGGTGGTCCAACCCCTTCAGGATCTTGGCTAACCTGTGAGGAAACCTTTGAAACCAACAACACTAAGAGGCACGGTTACGTGTTTGAAGTGCCCAGCAATGCAACGACGTTTGTGACGCCTGTGCCCCTAACCGCGATGGGGCGTTTCAATCATGAAGCTGCTGCTGTAGACCCCAACACAGGGTATGTCTACATGACAGAAGACCGAGGGGATGGACTGTTCTATCGCTTCATTCCTAACCAAAGAACTAACTTGAGTGCTGGTGGCACTCTATACGCTTTAAAGATCACAGGTTTCTCTGGAATCAATACCGCCACAGGTTTCCCAAAAAATACCTCGAAAGCAGTGGAATGGGTGACGATCGCCAATCCCGATCCCTCAACTGATAGTGTCAGAACCGAGGGATTTAACAAGGGAGCAGCGAGATTTTCTGGTGGAGAGGGGATCTTTTATGGCGGTGGTTATGTTTACTTCACCTGTAAGAGTGGCGGTAGTTCTGGAGATGGACAGATCTGGCGCTATTCACCCGCTAATAATACTATTGAACTTTATATTGAGCCCAATAACTCGGGGGTTTTAGACAATCCAGACAACATCGTTGTTGTGCCAAACCGAGATATTTTCCTCTGTGAAGACGGTGATGGAACAGACTTTATTCTCGGTATCACTCCCGGTGGCAGTCTTTATAAGTTTGCTAGAAATGCCCTCAACACATCAGAGCTTGCTGGAGTCTGCTTCTCTCCAGATAGTCAAACGATGTTCGTTAATATGCAAACTCCTGGCATCACTTTTGCCATCTGGGGTCCGTGGTAA